One Piscinibacter lacus genomic window, GATGCGGGCATTCTTCGCGGGGCGCTCGATCAGGATGCGCGAGACCGCGGCATTCTTCAGCTTCGCCTTGAGGTACTCGCGAACGCGCAGGTCCTCGGCCAGCATCGTGGCGAAGTTGCGGTTCGACGCGTACCAGCGCGACGACCAGTTGCGCGTGACGGCCAGGCGGAAGCCAACCGGATGAATCTTCTGTCCCATGGTCTTCCTTGCCTCAGTTGCCGACGGTCACGAAGATGTGGCAGGTCGGCTTGCTGATGCGGTTGCCACGACCCTTCGCGCGGGCTTCGAAACGCTTGAGCGTCGTGCCCTGTTCCACGTAGATCGAGGTGACCTTCAGTTCGTCGATGTCGGCGCCATCGTTGTGCTCGGCGTTCGCGATCGCGGACTCCAGAGCCTTCTTGATGATGCCGGCAGCCTTCTTCTGGGTGAAGTTCAGGATGTTGAGGGCCTGATCGACCTTCTTGCCGCGGATGAGATCGGCCACCAGTCGACCCTTGTCGACCGACAGTCGCACACCGCGAACGCTTGCTCGGGTTTCCATCGCGACTCCTTACTTCTTGGCCTTCTTGTCCGCCGGGTGACCCTTGAACGTGCGGGTCAGGGCGAACTCGCCGAGCTTGTGACCGACCATCTGTTCGGACACATAGACCGGCACGTGCTGCTTGCCGTTGTGCACGGCGATCGTCAGCCCGATGAACTCGGGCAGGATCGTCGAGCGACGCGACCAGGTCTTGATCGGCTTCTTGTCCTTGATCGCGACGGCCTTCTCGACCTTGGCAATCAGGTGGTGGTCCACGAAGGGACCCTTCTTCAGCGAGCGAGACATGTCGTGCGCTCCTTACTTCTTGCGACGCGAGACGATGAACGTCTGCGTACGCTTGTTGTTGCGGGTGCGATAGCCCTTCGCCGGGGTGTTCCAAGGCGACACCGGCACCTGGCCTTCGCCGGTACGGCCTTCGCCGCCACCGTGCGGGTGGTCCACCGGGTTCATGGCCACGCCACGAACGGTCGGGCGGATGCCCTTCCAGCGGATCGCACCGGCCTTGCCGTACTGGCGCAGGTTGTGCTCTTCGTTCGAGACCTCGCCGATGGTGGCGCGGCACTCGACGTGGATGCGGCGGACTTCACCCGAGCGCAGACGGATCTGAGCGTAAGTGCCTTCACGCGCCATCAGCGTGACCGAAGCGCCGGCCGAGCGGGCGATCTGGGCGCCCTTGCCCGGCAGCATCTCGACGCAGTGGATGATCGAACCCACCGGGATGTTGCGGATCGGCAGGGT contains:
- the rplV gene encoding 50S ribosomal protein L22, which produces METRASVRGVRLSVDKGRLVADLIRGKKVDQALNILNFTQKKAAGIIKKALESAIANAEHNDGADIDELKVTSIYVEQGTTLKRFEARAKGRGNRISKPTCHIFVTVGN
- the rpsS gene encoding 30S ribosomal protein S19, yielding MSRSLKKGPFVDHHLIAKVEKAVAIKDKKPIKTWSRRSTILPEFIGLTIAVHNGKQHVPVYVSEQMVGHKLGEFALTRTFKGHPADKKAKK
- the rplB gene encoding 50S ribosomal protein L2, whose translation is MAVVKVKPTSPGRRAVVKVVHAHLHKGKPEASLLEPQKQNAGRNNNGHITMRHKGGGHKHHYRVVDFRRVKDGIPAKVERIEYDPNRTAHIALVCYADGERRYIIAPRNVEVGATLLSGPEAPIKPGNTLPIRNIPVGSIIHCVEMLPGKGAQIARSAGASVTLMAREGTYAQIRLRSGEVRRIHVECRATIGEVSNEEHNLRQYGKAGAIRWKGIRPTVRGVAMNPVDHPHGGGEGRTGEGQVPVSPWNTPAKGYRTRNNKRTQTFIVSRRKK